Proteins from a single region of Harmonia axyridis chromosome 4, icHarAxyr1.1, whole genome shotgun sequence:
- the LOC123677855 gene encoding serine/threonine-protein phosphatase 6 regulatory ankyrin repeat subunit B-like: MMNYNNWEGFPLNSLITEMKDKDAIAQVIIEYFRNNNSDINTKFSGYNCLHYAVSTSNRSLLQLLRFYFIGKIDINATTDEDKETALHLAIQRRDLHILQILLQTSIDPNIHRKVDGRTALHLAVFEEDNEIFTYLLENSITIEINARDNDDATALHYAVQNDNWYRVYQLLEHRSDLNAARKDGKIPLHISTKNESTTILRKLVYMGTQTQLNKVDNDLMTPLYLAVIADNMAAVEILLEEGADPDWKPRNKESIIAFAFSQANPRIFEALLKKSRRIESKEISTNLFKRAIDDNDEEKVEILLANGVNPDTKWRFHFIYKQEKAFRPLIEVVKKKKPGMVKILLKYGACVNIKDDYGNIPLHLACELKQIEIAKILLQSKYVDVNIQNKYQQTPLHISCQNDKDAAMVEILLDAGADPNITYSTLCHFLCSVDTDNMDPIDRSQCGLPVSESSKKYGITPLHIAIWNKVESMALALLKRGADPNILGDDFTPLELAIMNESTNLVKLLLQYKYQPTEAINITYEGVIQSIFEYSVRPKTIEILILFLEATLEYPMSPERRQNFLQACLKKTVRLSDLETLKVLLKYGANPEPKNSHNNHHNILNETNNFEIMKLLIEYGADVNGGSYYKPLRGAILNGNVENVTLLLEHGADPNVAIQSSKHTPLHLTIQEDYYVILSNDDPSATVLDENQDMLDILEKLLEDKRINVNAKMHKCTTPFDMAVAKCKPKAAELLLRHNAHPLLGMKRNGRGLIHFAIYHKNNYILKELLEHGLVSQINSPYKLHSPPLLYAIENGDLESFKLLLQYGADVNQRNDIHNTVLKAAIRNKNKEYLKLVLEVPGLDVNEPHYSRVELEAIRAGSPPLHLAVKYKDKTLVSKLLELGADPNTRSIDGSTILHIAVMNNFLENILEILFESCNLDVDVQNNAGLTPLHLCCQKNENSIEQKSMLSCLLKLGADLSVRCKFGNSAIHYLAISDALDILCQIKCLDAALLPGYNLSGETPLHCACKELNHKSVKILLDAGALSNLNDWGIQHPFEYYITAFLELEDLGLSENIVGFSVEKVLKKVMELLVEMQETMAVLCLLKFNEEMNFFSVKFLSCLMNYAIQSECVEMVRGFLKSGANVNFIREWWFNNEEHMNLYLALKNREMLQLLLTDEKCDVNLKGKDGKTALHYAVEMGLYSAVRMLLEKGADPNCLDCNEQPPSFYCSDDKIKELLVLYSMTGLTIINI, encoded by the coding sequence ATGATGAATTATAATAACTGGGAAGGATTTCCTCTGAACTCTCTTATAACAGAGATGAAGGACAAAGATGCAATAGCACAAGTTATTATTGAATACTTCAGAAATAACAATTCCGATATCAACACCAAATTTAGTGGTTATAATTGTTTACACTATGCTGTATCTACCTCTAATAGATCACTGCTTCAACTACTACGTTTCTATTTCATAGGAAAAATAGATATCAATGCGACCACAGATGAAGATAAGGAAACGGCCCTACATCTGGCAATTCAACGAAGGGACTTACACATTTTACAAATTCTTTTGCAAACAAGTATCGACCCTAATATTCACCGGAAAGTCGATGGACGAACAGCTCTACATTTAGCTGTTTTCGAAGAAGACAATGAAATATTCACTTACCTACTAGAGAATTCCATAACAATAGAAATAAACGCTAGAGATAATGATGATGCAACTGCTTTGCATTATGCCGTCCAAAATGATAACTGGTATAGGGTCTATCAATTACTAGAACACCGTTCTGATTTAAATGCTGCGAGAAAAGATGGAAAGATTCCCCTTCATATCTCTACTAAAAATGAATCCACTACAATATTGCGTAAACTGGTGTATATGGGTACACAAACCCAGTTGAATAAGGTCGACAATGACCTAATGACGCCTTTATATTTAGCTGTTATTGCTGACAATATGGCTGCTGTTGAGATTTTGTTGGAGGAAGGCGCAGATCCTGACTGGAAACCCCGCAACAAAGAAAGCATCATCGCTTTTGCCTTCAGTCAAGCAAACCCTAGAATCTTCGAAGCACTCCTGAAAAAATCCAGAAGGATCGAATCTAAAGAAATTAGTACAAATCTCTTCAAAAGAGCAATCGATGACAATGACGAAGAAAAAGTGGAAATCCTGTTGGCCAATGGAGTGAATCCCGACACAAAATGgagatttcattttatttataaacaGGAAAAGGCTTTCAGACCGCTTATAGAAGTTGTGAAGAAGAAAAAGCCAGGTATGGTCAAGATCCTATTGAAATATGGGGCTTGTGTGAATATCAAAGATGATTATGGTAATATTCCACTACATTTGGCTTGTGAACTGAAACAAATTGAAATAGCAAAGATATTATTACAATCGAAATACGTAGATGTGAATATACAAAACAAGTATCAACAAACACCACTGCACATATCTTGTCAGAATGATAAGGACGCAGCAATGGTGGAGATTTTGCTAGATGCCGGTGCTGATCCAAATATTACATATTCAACTTTATGTCATTTTCTCTGTAGTGTGGATACAGATAATATGGACCCAATCGATCGTTCCCAATGTGGATTGCCAGTTTCAGAGTCAAGCAAGAAATATGGGATAACTCCTCTTCATATTGCAATTTGGAATAAAGTTGAATCAATGGCGCTCGCGCTGCTAAAAAGAGGGGCCGATCCAAATATTCTTGGAGACGACTTCACACCCCTTGAACTAGCTATAATGAACGAAAGTACTAATCTAGTGAAACTCTTATTACAATATAAATACCAACCTACTGAAGCTATAAATATTACTTATGAGGGAGTTATTCAGTCAATTTTCGAATATTCGGTTAGACCAAAAACCATTGAaattctaattctttttttagAAGCAACTTTGGAATATCCAATGTCACCAGAAAGAcgacaaaattttcttcaagcaTGTCTCAAAAAAACTGTGAGGCTAAGCGACCTAGAGACGTTGAAGGTTCTATTGAAATATGGAGCGAATCCTGAGCCCAAAAACAGTCATAATAATCATCACAACATTCTGAATGagacaaataattttgaaataatgaaactgcTGATTGAATATGGTGCTGATGTTAATGGAGGATCCTACTACAAACCCCTGCGTGGAGCTATTTTGAATGGAAACGTTGAAAATGTTACCTTACTGCTCGAACATGGTGCTGATCCAAATGTTGCAATACAATCGTCGAAACATACTCCCTTGCATCTAACTATTCAAGAAGATTACTATGTTATTCTGTCTAATGATGACCCAAGTGCCACCGTGTTGGATGAAAATCAAGATATGCTCGATATTCTTGAAAAACTATTGGAAGATAAAAGGATCAACGTGAATGCCAAAATGCATAAGTGTACAACACCGTTTGATATGGCTGTGGCTAAATGCAAGCCAAAAGCTGCTGAATTGCTTCTGAGACACAACGCACATCCTCTATTAGGTATGAAAAGAAACGGAAGAGGACTGATCCATTTTGCCatttatcacaaaaataattatatactGAAGGAACTTCTGGAGCACGGCTTAGTTTCACAAATAAATTCGCCCTATAAATTGCATTCACCTCCCCTACTTTACGCAATAGAAAACGGTGATTTGGAGTCATTTAAATTGCTGCTACAGTACGGAGCTGACGTCAATCAGCGAAATGATATTCACAATACAGTGCTTAAAGCTGCTATAcgaaataaaaacaaagaaTATTTGAAGCTTGTGCTTGAGGTTCCAGGTTTGGACGTAAATGAGCCTCATTATTCACGAGTGGAGTTAGAGGCCATACGGGCCGGTTCACCTCCTCTACATCTTGCGGTTAAGTATAAAGATAAAACGCTTGTTTCGAAGTTGCTCGAACTTGGTGCTGATCCCAACACCAGATCAATTGATGGGAGCACAATTCTTCAtatagctgtgatgaataatttCTTAGAGAACATCTTAGAGATCCTGTTTGAATCATGCAATCTAGATGTGGATGTCCAAAATAATGCAGGGCTTACTCCTCTACATTTGTGttgccaaaaaaatgaaaattctatcGAACAGAAGTCAATGTTATCTTGTCTGCTGAAGTTAGGAGCTGATCTATCAGTTCGATGCAAATTTGGAAACTCCGCTATCCATTATCTTGCAATATCCGATGCACTAGATATTCTTTGCCAGATAAAGTGTTTAGATGCTGCATTATTACCTGGCTACAACCTATCTGGCGAGACTCCACTGCATTGTGCATGCAAGGAACTCAACCACAAATCTGTGAAAATTCTTTTGGACGCAGGCGCATTGTCGAACCTCAATGATTGGGGCATTCAACATCCATTCGAATATTACATAACTGCTTTTTTAGAACTTGAGGATCTTGGATTATCTGAAAACATTGTCGGATTTTCTGTTGAGAAAGTCTTGAAGAAAGTAATGGAACTATTAGTTGAGATGCAAGAAACTATGGCAGTCTTATGTTTACTGAAATTCAATGAGGAGATGAATTTTTTCAGTGTGAAATTTCTGAGCTGCCTCATGAATTACGCAATACAAAGCGAATGCGTCGAGATGGTTAGAGGATTCTTGAAATCTGGTGCAAATGTCAACTTCATCAGGGAATGGTGGTTCAACAACGAAGAACATATGAATCTCTATCTAGCTCTTAAAAACCGAGAAATGCTACAGCTACTGCTGACTGATGAAAAGTGTGATGTCAACTTGAAAGGTAAAGATGGGAAAACTGCCCTACACTACGCCGTGGAAATGGGCCTTTATTCTGCAGTGCGCATGTTGTTGGAGAAGGGAGCGGATCCTAATTGTTTAGACTGCAATGAACAACCTCCCTCTTTCTATTGTTCTGACGATAAGATTAAGGAACTATTAGTGTTGTATAGTATGACAGGTTTGactataataaatatttga